Proteins encoded in a region of the Marinobacter arenosus genome:
- a CDS encoding alanine/glycine:cation symporter family protein codes for MDSVSSVLGDINAIVWGWPMLILILGVGFFMSLGLKLMPILRIGTGFKLLAGGVKVGKDDEQTGEVSPFQALMTAMAATVGTGNIAGVATAVFLGGPGALFWMWVTALVGMATKYSEAVLAVRFREVDEEGNHVGGPMYYLKNGLGRRWAWLGSAFAIFGAVAGFGIGNTVQSNSVAQVIETNFGVPELATGLVVMVLVGAVLMGGIRRIGSVAGKLVPFMAVAYILAGLVVLGINADQIGPAMALILESAFSGHAAQGGFAGAAVWAAIRFGVARGVFSNEAGLGSAPIAHAAAKTRDPVRQGLIAMLGTLLDTLVVCSVTGLVIVTSGIWDSGESGAALTSAAFGLALPGVGNYLVAVALALFAFSTILGWSFYGEKCVEFLFGTRAIKPFRVLWILAVPLGAVLSLDFVWLVADTLNALMALPNLIAIVALSPVVFRLTRDYFERQALGVPVESSGAGS; via the coding sequence ATGGATTCTGTGAGTTCTGTATTAGGGGACATTAACGCCATCGTCTGGGGGTGGCCCATGCTCATTCTCATTCTGGGCGTGGGCTTTTTTATGAGTCTTGGCCTGAAACTGATGCCGATCCTGCGCATCGGCACCGGGTTCAAACTGCTCGCCGGCGGCGTCAAGGTCGGTAAGGATGACGAGCAAACCGGTGAGGTGTCGCCTTTCCAGGCGCTGATGACTGCCATGGCGGCCACGGTTGGCACCGGGAACATTGCGGGCGTTGCCACGGCGGTGTTCCTCGGCGGCCCGGGCGCGCTTTTCTGGATGTGGGTGACCGCCCTGGTGGGTATGGCCACCAAGTATTCGGAAGCGGTGTTGGCCGTGCGGTTCCGCGAAGTGGATGAGGAGGGCAACCACGTCGGGGGCCCGATGTACTACCTGAAGAACGGCCTGGGCCGGCGCTGGGCCTGGCTGGGTTCCGCGTTTGCGATCTTTGGTGCCGTCGCCGGATTTGGTATTGGTAACACGGTTCAGTCCAACTCCGTTGCCCAGGTCATCGAAACCAACTTTGGCGTGCCCGAACTGGCGACCGGCCTGGTGGTGATGGTGCTGGTGGGAGCCGTGTTGATGGGCGGAATCCGGCGCATCGGCTCAGTGGCCGGCAAACTGGTGCCGTTCATGGCCGTCGCCTACATCCTGGCCGGCCTGGTGGTGCTCGGCATCAATGCCGATCAGATCGGCCCGGCCATGGCGCTGATCCTTGAGAGTGCGTTTTCAGGGCACGCGGCCCAGGGTGGTTTTGCCGGGGCGGCCGTCTGGGCGGCCATTCGCTTCGGTGTCGCCCGTGGTGTGTTTTCCAACGAGGCCGGCCTGGGCTCTGCCCCCATCGCCCATGCGGCCGCCAAGACCCGGGATCCGGTTCGCCAGGGGTTGATTGCCATGCTGGGTACCTTGCTGGACACCCTGGTCGTCTGCTCGGTCACCGGTCTGGTGATTGTCACCTCCGGTATCTGGGATTCCGGCGAGTCCGGCGCCGCATTGACCTCGGCGGCGTTCGGTCTTGCCTTGCCGGGGGTAGGGAACTATCTGGTTGCCGTCGCGTTGGCGTTGTTTGCCTTCAGCACCATCCTGGGCTGGTCGTTCTATGGCGAGAAATGTGTGGAGTTCCTGTTCGGTACCCGGGCAATCAAGCCATTTCGGGTGCTGTGGATCCTCGCCGTTCCCCTCGGCGCGGTTCTCAGCCTGGATTTTGTCTGGTTGGTGGCCGATACGCTGAATGCGCTGATGGCCTTGCCCAACCTGATTGCCATCGTTGCCCTCAGCCCGGTGGTCTTCCGGCTGACCCGGGACTACTTCGAGCGCCAGGCGCTGGGTGTGCCCGTGGAATCCTCGGGAGCCGGTTCCTGA
- the ald gene encoding alanine dehydrogenase — MIVGVPKEIKNNEFRVGLTPEAVHELVAQGHSVVVQTGAGAGIDLTDEQYESAGARLVPSAEAVFEQAEMIVKVKEPQASERALLRPHHTLFTYLHLAPDVPQTKDLLASGATCIAYETVTDSNGALPLLAPMSEVAGRMSIQAGAHCLESSREGRGLLLGGVPGVNAATVVVIGGGVVGFNATQMAVGMGARVTVLDTSISVLRRFDAVFGNRVQTLFSSSKAVADAVSQADLVIGGVLIPGAAAPKLVSRELIARMKPGAAVVDVAIDQGGCFETSTPTTHAEPTFIVDGVVHYCVANMPGAVARTSSYALNNATLPYVLQIANKGAPRALADSAGLLNGLNVVNGVLTCPSVGAAQGIDSITPEQGLALMH; from the coding sequence ATGATTGTGGGTGTACCCAAAGAGATCAAAAACAATGAATTCCGGGTTGGACTGACGCCAGAGGCGGTCCATGAGCTGGTTGCCCAGGGCCATTCGGTGGTGGTGCAGACCGGTGCCGGTGCGGGTATCGATCTTACCGATGAACAATACGAGTCAGCAGGCGCCAGGCTGGTCCCGTCGGCCGAAGCCGTCTTCGAACAGGCGGAGATGATCGTCAAGGTCAAGGAGCCACAGGCCAGCGAGCGGGCCCTGCTGCGGCCTCACCACACGCTGTTTACCTACCTGCATCTGGCGCCGGACGTTCCTCAGACCAAAGACCTCCTGGCCAGCGGCGCGACCTGCATCGCCTATGAGACCGTGACGGACAGTAACGGCGCGTTGCCGTTGTTGGCGCCCATGTCGGAAGTGGCGGGCCGTATGAGCATTCAGGCCGGCGCTCACTGCCTTGAGAGTTCCCGGGAAGGTCGGGGCCTGCTGCTGGGGGGTGTTCCCGGTGTGAACGCGGCCACGGTGGTGGTGATTGGCGGCGGCGTGGTGGGTTTCAACGCCACCCAGATGGCGGTCGGGATGGGCGCCCGAGTCACTGTGCTGGACACCTCCATTTCCGTGTTGCGCCGGTTCGATGCGGTGTTTGGTAATCGGGTCCAGACCCTGTTTTCGTCCTCGAAGGCCGTTGCGGACGCCGTGTCGCAGGCGGATCTGGTCATTGGTGGTGTGCTGATCCCGGGGGCGGCCGCGCCCAAGCTGGTCAGTCGCGAACTGATTGCCCGCATGAAGCCCGGCGCGGCGGTCGTGGATGTGGCCATCGACCAGGGCGGCTGCTTTGAAACCTCAACCCCGACGACCCACGCCGAGCCCACCTTCATTGTGGATGGCGTGGTTCATTACTGCGTGGCCAACATGCCCGGCGCGGTGGCCCGAACCTCCAGTTACGCCCTGAACAACGCCACGCTGCCCTATGTCCTTCAGATCGCCAACAAAGGGGCTCCCCGGGCACTGGCGGACAGCGCGGGGCTGCTGAACGGGTTGAATGTGGTCAATGGCGTGCTGACCTGCCCGTCGGTGGGTGCGGCCCAGGGTATCGACTCCATCACCCCGGAACAGGGGCTGGCACTGATGCACTGA
- a CDS encoding Lrp/AsnC ligand binding domain-containing protein, giving the protein MRKLDRIDLAILDELQNNSKITNHELSNRVNLSPTPCLERVRKLERDGYIKNYRAILNARKLGIGLTVFVEISLTRTGPDVFAQFKEAAIDVPEVQECHLVSGNFDYLIKARVADVEHYRSLLGATILALPGVNDSRSYIVMETVKEGQVLSMKSVMEHSVG; this is encoded by the coding sequence ATGCGGAAACTGGACCGTATCGACCTGGCCATCCTGGATGAGCTGCAGAACAATTCGAAGATCACCAATCACGAGCTGTCCAACCGGGTGAACCTGAGCCCGACGCCCTGCCTGGAAAGAGTCCGGAAGCTCGAACGGGACGGCTATATCAAGAACTACCGCGCCATCCTCAACGCCCGTAAATTGGGCATCGGCCTCACGGTGTTTGTCGAGATCAGCCTGACCCGAACCGGCCCGGACGTGTTCGCACAGTTCAAGGAAGCGGCCATCGACGTTCCGGAAGTCCAGGAGTGCCACCTGGTGTCCGGCAATTTCGATTACCTGATCAAGGCCCGGGTGGCGGATGTCGAACACTACCGTTCGCTGTTGGGCGCAACCATCCTGGCGCTGCCGGGGGTGAACGATTCACGGAGCTACATCGTCATGGAGACCGTGAAGGAAGGGCAGGTATTGAGCATGAAGAGTGTTATGGAGCACAGCGTCGGCTGA
- a CDS encoding metal-dependent hydrolase, with translation MVARTANADTNTPKAFIPEVRQPDFDLADDVPKYWWANDPAKTLLLAALSASFPPGERFFIDSVRHYQKHITDPELKAAVRGFIGQEAHHSKEHKALNGYMQDRGIHLDRLEREIQGLMNGLRRHLSPERQLAHTVAVEHFTALLAEEFLLKYNALEEMDPRMASIWAWHAIEESEHKSVAFDVYKTIGGSEFVRVTEMMAVSVMFPLFSGIHLVQLMKEDGQLFNLKSWLGGLNYMWGKPGVFRRLLPAYFSYYSPDFHPRNHDARGLVERAKRKWLGPVMRKVS, from the coding sequence ATGGTTGCCAGAACAGCAAACGCCGATACCAACACGCCGAAGGCGTTCATCCCCGAAGTCCGACAGCCGGATTTTGATCTGGCAGACGACGTGCCCAAATACTGGTGGGCCAACGATCCGGCTAAAACACTTCTGTTGGCCGCCCTGTCGGCGAGCTTCCCACCGGGTGAGCGCTTCTTTATCGATTCCGTTCGCCACTACCAGAAACATATCACTGACCCGGAACTGAAAGCGGCGGTGCGTGGTTTTATTGGCCAGGAAGCCCACCACTCGAAGGAGCACAAGGCCCTCAACGGCTACATGCAGGATCGCGGTATCCATCTTGATCGCCTGGAGCGGGAGATTCAGGGCCTGATGAACGGGCTGCGCAGGCACCTCAGCCCTGAGCGTCAGTTGGCCCATACGGTGGCGGTGGAGCATTTTACGGCCTTGCTGGCCGAGGAGTTTCTTCTGAAATACAACGCGTTGGAGGAAATGGACCCGCGCATGGCATCCATTTGGGCCTGGCACGCGATCGAAGAATCGGAGCACAAGTCCGTGGCGTTCGATGTTTACAAGACCATTGGGGGCAGCGAGTTTGTTCGGGTGACCGAAATGATGGCCGTGAGTGTGATGTTCCCGCTGTTCAGCGGCATCCACCTGGTGCAGCTCATGAAAGAGGACGGCCAACTCTTCAACCTGAAGTCCTGGCTGGGAGGGCTCAATTACATGTGGGGCAAGCCCGGCGTTTTCCGCAGGCTGTTACCGGCCTATTTCTCGTACTACAGCCCCGATTTCCACCCCCGGAATCACGATGCCCGGGGCCTTGTGGAAAGGGCCAAGCGCAAATGGCTGGGACCGGTTATGAGAAAGGTTTCCTGA
- a CDS encoding PBPRA1643 family SWIM/SEC-C metal-binding motif protein, protein MSDKFFFKGRQDARQHHTAYGGFQTNASQKAGSRKYPLTLVVTSEARKQEVEAQVARAKLHATISVDTREGAVESINELTALLNKGGTVTTVKSPSRNDVCTCGSGLKFKKCCG, encoded by the coding sequence ATGTCAGATAAATTTTTCTTCAAGGGTCGGCAGGACGCTCGCCAGCACCACACCGCTTACGGCGGCTTTCAGACCAACGCCAGCCAAAAGGCTGGCAGCAGGAAGTACCCGCTAACGCTGGTGGTGACCAGTGAGGCGCGCAAGCAGGAAGTTGAGGCACAGGTGGCCAGGGCCAAGCTGCACGCGACTATTTCGGTTGATACCCGCGAGGGCGCCGTTGAGTCCATCAACGAGCTCACGGCTCTCCTGAACAAAGGAGGAACCGTCACCACTGTGAAATCGCCCTCCCGGAACGACGTCTGCACCTGCGGCAGCGGACTCAAATTCAAGAAGTGCTGTGGCTGA
- a CDS encoding DUF3010 family protein, translating to MIVCGVELTGSDAVVCLLNMDRGQFNLPECKVRKLSLPKNHSREDLKRFQAAFAELMAEYGVTRVAIKERMPKGKFAGGAISFKMEAAIQLITDVELTVTLLPPALIKSTLASNPLPIAFAETGLKAFQETAFIAAYVGQLQGR from the coding sequence ATGATTGTTTGCGGGGTTGAGCTGACCGGCAGCGATGCGGTGGTGTGTTTGCTGAATATGGACAGGGGGCAGTTCAACCTGCCGGAGTGCAAGGTGCGCAAACTGTCACTGCCGAAAAACCACAGCCGTGAAGACCTGAAGCGGTTCCAGGCGGCCTTTGCGGAATTAATGGCCGAGTACGGGGTCACCCGTGTCGCGATCAAAGAGCGGATGCCAAAAGGCAAATTTGCCGGGGGTGCCATCAGCTTTAAGATGGAAGCGGCCATTCAACTGATCACTGATGTTGAGTTGACCGTAACCCTGCTGCCCCCGGCACTGATCAAGTCCACCCTGGCGTCCAACCCATTGCCCATCGCGTTTGCGGAGACGGGGCTGAAGGCGTTTCAGGAAACGGCTTTTATTGCTGCCTATGTGGGGCAGCTGCAAGGTCGTTGA
- a CDS encoding alpha/beta hydrolase has product MIETPLEFPSHGTTCRGVLYTPDADSKGLPCVVMAHGFGLTHASGLAPFKEAFCKAGYAVFAFDYRHFGESDGQPRQALSARKEVADWLAALNFVRQLDRIDGNRICLWGTSFSGGLVIAAAAKDGNVRCIISQCPMMDGLASLLAVVGYAGPMQAMRLTWHGTVDWLRRGLGMSPRYIASAARPGELGMMTAEDCLEGYVPLLADNASNYVAAGVSYTFPFFRPIQSASKVACPALMLICDQDTVAPASVAAKAAERMPNAEVKHYPVGHFDVYRGEALAQSIDDQLDFLSRSFR; this is encoded by the coding sequence ATGATTGAAACCCCACTGGAATTCCCGAGTCACGGTACAACCTGTCGCGGTGTTCTTTATACGCCGGATGCCGACAGTAAAGGTTTACCGTGTGTCGTGATGGCGCATGGTTTTGGGCTGACCCATGCCAGTGGTCTGGCACCGTTTAAAGAAGCCTTCTGCAAGGCGGGTTATGCGGTCTTTGCCTTTGACTACCGCCATTTTGGTGAAAGTGACGGTCAGCCACGGCAGGCGCTGAGTGCTCGGAAGGAGGTGGCCGATTGGCTGGCGGCACTGAATTTTGTGCGGCAGCTGGATCGTATCGATGGGAACCGCATTTGTCTGTGGGGGACGTCGTTTTCGGGCGGGCTTGTGATTGCGGCCGCGGCAAAGGATGGCAACGTGCGATGCATCATCTCCCAGTGCCCGATGATGGATGGTTTGGCGTCTTTGCTGGCTGTTGTCGGTTATGCCGGCCCTATGCAGGCGATGCGCCTGACCTGGCACGGAACGGTGGACTGGCTTCGTCGTGGGCTGGGGATGTCTCCCCGGTATATTGCCTCGGCAGCCCGCCCCGGCGAGTTGGGCATGATGACGGCCGAGGACTGCCTGGAGGGGTACGTGCCCTTGCTGGCCGACAATGCGTCGAATTACGTGGCAGCGGGCGTGAGTTACACGTTTCCCTTTTTCCGGCCCATCCAGTCGGCCAGCAAAGTCGCCTGTCCGGCACTGATGTTGATTTGCGACCAGGATACGGTCGCCCCGGCGAGTGTTGCCGCCAAAGCGGCCGAGAGAATGCCGAACGCGGAAGTGAAGCACTATCCGGTCGGTCATTTTGATGTGTACCGGGGCGAGGCTCTGGCTCAGTCAATCGACGATCAGCTTGATTTCCTGTCCCGGTCTTTCCGGTGA
- the rho gene encoding transcription termination factor Rho, whose product MTRKTLGLTRKRNKDAKSVAEKAEAVVGVEGDADPQKRFLNAVAINPAPGIRLELGSEQLTVRAMDLITPIGMGQRGLIVAPPGSGKSTILKHICQAVGKAYPEIKLYALLVDERPEEVTDFRRSVPAEVHASSSDESYAHHARVANELLDIARQQAGEGHNVMIVIDSLTRLARVHNAERKSSGRTMSGGMDARAMEIPRRLFGAARNIENGGSLTILATVLVDTGSRMDQVIFEEFKGTGNMELVLSRDVANQRIFPALDISKSSTRREELLLDPKDLDKIRALRRALGGLKPLEGTKKLVELLEKYPTNAELLKNIPGSHTALP is encoded by the coding sequence ATGACGAGAAAGACATTAGGTTTAACCCGAAAACGAAACAAAGACGCTAAATCCGTGGCTGAGAAAGCCGAAGCTGTGGTTGGGGTCGAAGGTGACGCTGATCCACAAAAACGTTTTTTAAATGCTGTGGCTATCAATCCGGCGCCGGGGATTCGCCTGGAGTTGGGTTCCGAACAGCTCACGGTGCGCGCGATGGATTTGATCACGCCGATTGGCATGGGGCAGCGAGGTTTGATCGTTGCACCGCCGGGGTCTGGAAAATCGACGATCTTAAAGCATATTTGCCAGGCGGTGGGAAAGGCGTATCCCGAGATTAAACTTTACGCGTTATTGGTAGATGAGCGACCCGAAGAGGTCACCGATTTCAGGCGTAGCGTCCCGGCTGAGGTACACGCTTCTTCGTCGGATGAAAGCTATGCGCATCACGCTCGCGTTGCCAATGAGCTTCTTGATATCGCTCGCCAACAAGCTGGCGAGGGTCACAACGTCATGATTGTGATTGATTCTCTCACCAGGCTTGCGCGTGTGCACAATGCGGAGAGAAAGAGCAGCGGTCGTACTATGTCCGGCGGGATGGATGCTCGAGCGATGGAGATCCCGCGGAGGTTGTTTGGCGCGGCACGAAACATTGAGAATGGCGGCTCGCTGACCATTTTGGCAACCGTTCTGGTGGATACCGGCAGCCGTATGGACCAGGTGATCTTTGAGGAATTTAAGGGCACGGGGAACATGGAGCTGGTTTTATCGAGAGACGTTGCGAATCAGCGGATCTTTCCCGCGCTGGATATTTCGAAAAGCAGTACACGCCGTGAAGAGCTGCTCTTAGATCCAAAAGATTTAGACAAAATAAGAGCGTTGCGCCGGGCGCTTGGCGGTCTCAAACCGCTGGAGGGCACAAAAAAGCTGGTTGAGCTGCTCGAGAAGTACCCCACCAATGCCGAGCTTCTGAAAAACATCCCCGGGTCTCATACGGCCTTGCCTTGA
- a CDS encoding arginine N-succinyltransferase: MSETTEDKTASAPPPAKKGFSGLHVFGIVLLTIVATVGVGYWWLSHYVFPENFEPVTLNASEQDSLNNKLNTLGIDTQGGESGRPLQPVPYSEEGASREVRFSERELNGMLANNTDLAQRLAVDLSDDLLSAVLLVPLDEDFPVLGGRTLRVNAGVELSFANGRPLVKLRGVSLMGVPIPNAWLGNLKNVDLVNEFGANPGFWQSFAAGVDYIQVEDGRLLVRLKE, encoded by the coding sequence ATGAGCGAGACAACCGAGGATAAAACCGCATCAGCCCCGCCACCGGCAAAGAAGGGCTTCAGTGGCTTGCATGTCTTTGGCATTGTCCTGCTCACCATCGTTGCCACCGTCGGCGTCGGTTACTGGTGGTTAAGCCACTATGTGTTTCCTGAGAACTTCGAACCCGTAACCCTGAATGCCAGTGAACAGGATTCCCTCAACAACAAACTGAATACGCTGGGCATTGATACCCAAGGCGGCGAATCCGGCCGCCCGTTGCAGCCGGTACCCTACAGTGAGGAAGGCGCCAGCCGGGAAGTACGCTTTAGCGAGCGGGAACTCAACGGTATGCTGGCCAATAACACTGATCTGGCTCAAAGACTCGCCGTCGACCTTTCGGACGATCTGCTGAGCGCTGTCCTTCTGGTGCCTCTTGACGAGGACTTCCCGGTACTCGGCGGCCGAACCCTACGAGTCAATGCCGGTGTGGAACTCTCCTTTGCCAACGGTCGCCCCCTGGTCAAGTTAAGGGGCGTCAGCCTCATGGGCGTACCCATTCCGAATGCCTGGCTAGGCAACCTCAAGAATGTGGACTTGGTCAACGAGTTCGGCGCCAACCCGGGATTCTGGCAATCCTTTGCAGCGGGTGTGGATTATATCCAGGTTGAGGATGGCCGGTTGCTCGTCCGGCTTAAGGAATAG
- a CDS encoding DUF2971 domain-containing protein has protein sequence MSSKIYKYMGVDVFQLALEDPNVCSFKCSYPKDFNDPYELFLTINFEQSPEMLATYNEAIGDLPQLPTTCFSKSPAVIPMWAHYGHSHTGIVLEFDEKRFSENFPNIGFGDIDYEDSPSDHLLDMLSRACHIGKPRYYYLLQKGVFSAAYYTKHSHWSYEQERRLVASDGDVEVSGDLMLLKFPSDCISAIIVGGKANEDAKTSAKQVADNIGADYLELRISRISPSPYFVDNEGIRYKHDGDGFKSYDFVCEKCGEPLSEDHDLCSFCAIEDYHVENALVNNPLRMIAEYGDIEGYYRSMNNVGKGNRKK, from the coding sequence ATGTCGTCGAAGATATACAAATATATGGGTGTGGACGTATTCCAGTTGGCTTTAGAAGATCCCAATGTCTGCAGTTTTAAATGTTCATACCCTAAAGACTTTAATGATCCATATGAGCTGTTTCTAACAATAAATTTTGAGCAGTCTCCCGAGATGCTGGCGACTTACAATGAAGCTATTGGAGATTTGCCGCAACTTCCGACCACATGCTTTTCTAAGTCACCTGCGGTTATTCCCATGTGGGCGCACTATGGACACAGTCATACGGGAATTGTTTTAGAGTTCGATGAAAAGCGATTTTCAGAAAACTTTCCGAATATTGGCTTCGGCGATATTGACTATGAAGACTCTCCGAGTGATCACCTATTAGATATGCTTAGCCGGGCATGTCATATCGGAAAGCCTAGATATTATTATCTGCTTCAAAAAGGTGTTTTTAGCGCAGCCTACTATACAAAACACTCACACTGGTCTTATGAGCAAGAGCGAAGGTTAGTTGCCAGCGATGGTGACGTAGAAGTCAGTGGAGACTTGATGCTTCTAAAGTTCCCGTCAGATTGTATTAGCGCAATAATCGTAGGTGGAAAGGCTAACGAAGATGCCAAAACCAGTGCCAAACAGGTGGCGGATAACATCGGTGCTGATTACCTAGAGCTAAGGATTAGTCGAATTTCTCCAAGTCCATATTTCGTAGACAATGAAGGGATAAGGTATAAGCATGATGGAGATGGATTTAAATCATACGATTTTGTCTGTGAAAAATGTGGTGAGCCGTTAAGTGAGGATCACGATTTATGCTCTTTTTGCGCGATAGAAGATTATCATGTAGAAAACGCGCTTGTTAACAATCCTTTAAGAATGATTGCTGAGTATGGAGACATTGAAGGATACTACAGAAGCATGAATAACGTAGGAAAAGGTAACAGGAAGAAATAA
- a CDS encoding nuclease-related domain-containing protein, whose amino-acid sequence MDPSVLIKPLLHFWYFIPFVLLLAILRSPWFKGHLGEFIVNASSRLFLDKDNYHLIKNVTLPTEDGTTQIDHIIVSRYGMFVVETKNLKGWIFGSAKQRQWTQKIFKHSQKFQNPLHQNYKHVKTLQSLLGLGDEQVHSLVVFVGDSTFKTPMPENVTSGGGYIRFIKAQMETRLSDDEVQTVIETIESGRLAATFRNHRRHVAHVKEIVVKKESEPRCPKCRGEMVKRTVKRGANAGKEFLGCKSFPTCRGIVSAA is encoded by the coding sequence ATGGACCCCTCAGTACTGATAAAGCCTCTTTTACACTTCTGGTATTTCATACCTTTCGTACTGCTGTTAGCCATCCTGCGTTCTCCCTGGTTCAAAGGCCATCTGGGCGAATTTATTGTTAACGCCTCTTCTCGCCTGTTCCTCGACAAAGATAACTACCACCTTATCAAGAATGTCACCCTGCCCACGGAAGACGGAACCACTCAGATCGACCACATCATCGTCTCCCGGTATGGGATGTTCGTGGTGGAAACCAAGAACCTGAAAGGCTGGATCTTTGGCAGCGCCAAACAGCGCCAGTGGACCCAGAAAATCTTCAAGCATTCCCAGAAATTCCAGAACCCGCTGCACCAGAACTACAAACACGTCAAAACGCTGCAAAGCTTGTTGGGCTTGGGCGACGAGCAGGTGCATTCGTTGGTGGTTTTCGTTGGGGATTCGACGTTCAAAACGCCTATGCCAGAAAATGTGACCTCTGGGGGCGGATATATCCGCTTCATTAAAGCCCAAATGGAAACGCGGCTGTCGGATGACGAGGTTCAGACGGTTATCGAAACTATCGAGTCCGGACGACTGGCGGCAACATTCAGGAATCACCGAAGGCACGTTGCGCATGTGAAGGAGATCGTGGTCAAGAAAGAAAGTGAGCCGCGGTGCCCGAAGTGCCGGGGGGAGATGGTTAAGCGCACGGTGAAGCGTGGGGCGAATGCAGGAAAGGAGTTCTTGGGCTGTAAGTCCTTTCCGACGTGTCGCGGGATTGTTAGTGCTGCATGA
- the ureG gene encoding urease accessory protein UreG codes for MKHCLRVGVGGPVGSGKTALLRQLCKALKDHYDIAVVTNDIYTREDADFLLKHEALPADRILGVETGGCPHTAIREDASMNLAAIDDLQSRHPNLELVLVESGGDNLSATFSPELSDLTLYVIDVSAGDKIPRKGGPGITKSDLLIINKIDIAEQVHASLDVMDRDSKKMRGERPFVFTNLYDGVGLETIISFILERGMLPERRPGKVAETA; via the coding sequence ATGAAACATTGCCTGAGAGTAGGCGTCGGCGGCCCGGTCGGCTCCGGCAAAACAGCCCTGCTGCGCCAGCTGTGCAAGGCCCTGAAAGACCACTACGACATCGCCGTGGTCACCAACGACATCTACACCCGGGAAGACGCCGACTTCCTGCTCAAGCATGAAGCCCTGCCAGCCGACCGCATCCTCGGCGTGGAAACCGGCGGCTGCCCACACACCGCCATCCGCGAAGACGCCTCCATGAACCTGGCGGCGATCGACGACCTGCAAAGCCGCCACCCGAACCTGGAACTGGTGCTGGTGGAATCCGGCGGCGACAACCTCTCCGCCACCTTCAGCCCGGAACTCTCCGACCTCACCCTTTACGTGATCGACGTATCCGCCGGCGACAAGATCCCCCGCAAGGGTGGCCCCGGCATCACCAAATCCGACCTGCTGATCATCAACAAGATCGACATCGCCGAACAGGTACACGCCTCCCTGGACGTGATGGATAGGGACTCGAAGAAAATGCGCGGCGAGCGACCGTTTGTGTTCACCAACCTGTATGACGGGGTCGGGCTGGAGACGATCATCAGCTTCATTCTGGAGCGGGGCATGTTGCCGGAGCGCCGGCCCGGGAAAGTCGCTGAAACCGCCTAA
- a CDS encoding urease accessory protein UreF: MTTLTITDSSQTAVGDLALLGLLQLVSPALPIGAFAWSQGLESAFELGWVNNEDELGDWLEGVLEDGLTNCELPLLIRVQEAWANGDGQSVAQWNDWLHATRETAELTDEDIRLGAALVRLLGSLELLPEDGLLPEAPGYVTLFAWAAHMRRVPARQTLLGFAWAWLENQLAVACKAMPLGHTAAQRLTERLRPKLVMAVDNALQKDDHELGPVLPGLALGSALHETQYSRLFRS, encoded by the coding sequence ATGACCACGCTCACCATCACTGACAGCAGCCAGACGGCGGTGGGCGATCTCGCCCTGCTGGGCCTGCTGCAACTGGTCAGCCCCGCGCTGCCTATCGGTGCCTTTGCCTGGTCCCAGGGCCTGGAAAGCGCCTTTGAGCTGGGCTGGGTGAATAATGAAGACGAGCTGGGGGACTGGCTGGAAGGCGTGCTGGAAGACGGCCTGACCAACTGCGAACTGCCCCTGCTGATCCGGGTTCAGGAAGCCTGGGCGAACGGCGATGGCCAAAGCGTGGCCCAGTGGAACGACTGGCTGCACGCCACCCGGGAAACCGCCGAACTGACGGATGAGGACATCCGCCTCGGCGCCGCCCTGGTGCGCCTGCTCGGCAGCCTGGAACTGCTGCCGGAGGACGGCCTGCTACCGGAAGCCCCCGGTTACGTCACCCTGTTCGCCTGGGCCGCCCACATGCGCCGCGTGCCGGCCAGGCAAACCCTGCTCGGCTTTGCCTGGGCCTGGCTGGAAAACCAGCTCGCCGTCGCCTGCAAGGCCATGCCCCTGGGCCACACCGCCGCCCAGCGCCTGACCGAACGGCTGCGTCCGAAACTGGTGATGGCCGTGGACAACGCCCTGCAGAAAGACGACCACGAACTCGGCCCGGTTTTGCCGGGCCTGGCGCTCGGCAGCGCCCTTCACGAAACCCAGTATTCACGGCTTTTCAGAAGTTAG